A single Bacteroidota bacterium DNA region contains:
- a CDS encoding kinase — protein IQDRHRAKKIADEAGSKFEIVEVKCSSEEIIKERLKQRFEDESDAQYEHYLKYKKIYKPIAEKHIIIDNSGKLEEIDNQINNFFKS, from the coding sequence ATACAAGATAGACATCGTGCTAAAAAAATAGCTGATGAGGCAGGCAGTAAATTTGAAATTGTAGAAGTTAAATGCTCGTCTGAAGAGATCATCAAGGAGAGACTGAAACAAAGATTTGAAGATGAAAGTGACGCACAATATGAGCATTATCTAAAATATAAAAAGATTTATAAGCCAATTGCTGAAAAGCATATTATCATAGATAACTCAGGCAAACTTGAAGAAATAGATAACCAAATTAATAATTTTTTTAAGTCATAA